The DNA region CAATAAGCTAATATTATGGTTTGACAATGACGCAATTAGTTGGGATTCAGCAAGAcattatgcaaaaaaattaaatgaaaaaagatgtTATTTTGTACGTCCAACAAATCAACAACCACGTCCAAAAATTGCAGTTGCACGTGaacttaatttaaaatcaataatacaaGATGCACAACcaatttatcataaaagtGTAACGACATTTAGTTCATTGAGAAAAGATGTATTGAGTGATTTACAAAATGTTGATAAAGTACAAGGTGTTAAATGGACAAGATATCCaacattaaataaactattaaaagGACATAGACGTGGTGAATTTACAATAGTAACTGGACCAACTGGTATGTtgtaaaaattactattattatcattaataatttaattaatttgtattttttgaattaaaggTTCTGGTAAAACAACATTTATGAGTGAATATTCATTGGATTTAGCTATGCAAGGAGTCAATACATTATGGGGTAGTTTTGAAATACGTAATACAAGATTAGCTAAAACAATGTTACAACAAATGTGTGGTGTACAACTTGAagataatttacataattttgaattatatgctgatgaatttgaaaaattaccaatatattttatgacatTTCATGGACAACAAACATTATCTGTTGTTATGGATGCTGTACAACATGCAACATATGTACATGATATATCAcatgttattattgataatgtaCAATTTATGATGGGAATGTCAGAACAATCAAAACATCTTGATAGATATTATCGTCAGGATGTTATTATATCAGAATTTCGTAGTTTTGCTACTAAAACAAATTGTCATGTTACATTAGTTATACATCCAAGAAAAGAACGTGCTGAAGATGATTTAACAAGTTCATCAATATTTGGTGGTGCTAAAGCTAGTCAAGAAgctgataatatattaattatacaagaTAAAAGAACAGCAAGtcttaaaggaaaaaaatatttacaggtattttataattacaagttttcaattgtttttttgttttattatttaaatatttaatttgtaattgtttattgatttgttttttaggTAACGAAAAATAGATATAGTGGTGATTTAGGTGTTATGCCATTGGATTTTGATAGAACAAGTTTaagttatcaacaaaaaaaaaaaccaaaacctgaagaatcattaaaaaatatcaaacagtCAGATGAAGATGGAAATTaagtgttaaattaaaaaaaaaaaaatacttggtattactaatttgtttttctttaattttcctattatttataattttcatttttggtACAAAACAGTCagataaaaattactattatttagaacgaattttttttttttaatcattgttttatttttttttttactttgttaattaaattttttttatttaattataaaattattatgtttgagttatttatttattttttctttattttaaaaaaatgttatttttttttttttagataaaagaAGGATAGAAAAAAGACAGAAAATTCCCATTGATTTCATTGGTCGCTCCATTTTAGTGACGACGacaaacaattgtttttttttttatttttattttatttttattttgtttttgataagTTTTTTTACTAAGTAAAGCAAAGTAAAGCTAATATGAGTATTTTATTGTGACAATGCCAcgtgaaatataataaatttttaattttcaattgtgccaaaaaaacaacaaaaataatgaagtTTTATAGTGTTTTGTTTACATTAATATTAAGTGTTACTtgtgatgttaataatttaaaaaaaccaacaattgcagtaacaatattaattagaaataaagCTCATACATTGCcatattttttaagtcaatTTTCAAGACTTAATTATCCAAAAAATCGTATTAGTTTAtggtaaattttatcaacaacttAACCtcaattttactttaaatacTTTAATTACAAgttagataataatattgttaaaaatatatataacttttattataataaatatgtttagtttactgttttttttcttgtaaaaaatttaacgtatatattttatatttcccaGGATTAGAAGTGACAATAACATTGACAACTCAATTGATGTATTAAATACGTGgctaaaaaaacacaataaagAGTATCATTCAATCGATCTTATTTTGGATGATAAATCCGAGGGATTTAGTGATGAAAAGGGTATTGCTGATTGGTCAAATAATCGATTTTCTCACGTGATAAAATATCGAGAGGAGGCACTTAATTATGCTCGTCGTATTTGGGctgattatatatttgtaatgcatatattttattaattctatgaaaaaaacatttaaattacttgtttaataataaattaatttattttagatgcTAGATGCTGATGTTTTTCTAACAAATGTTGATACATTAAATAtgctaatattaaaaaatcatacagTTGTATCACCATTATTAAAATCTGATGGAATGTATAGTAATTTTTGGGCTGGTATgacaaatgattattattatgaaagaacacataaatataaacCAATATTAAATCGTGAAATACAAGGTTGTCATGAGGTACCAATGATTCATTCAGCTGTACTAATTGATCTTCGTAAATTAGACAGTGATTATTTAACTTATAAACCAGAAAAGCTGTCTAGTTATGATGGACCaactgatgatattattaCATTTGCACTTGGTGCAAATTCATCaggtaatatttatataattaacacaagtaaaaaataattattaatgattgaaTAACTTACTGTTTTTGTAGGAGTAACATTGCATGTTTGTAACGATGAAATTTATGGATTTCTTCCAGTGCCAATTGAGGCACATGAAACTTTAGAAGTTGATgttcaacaattgataaatttaaaaattgacatactaggtaaataaaaataataaaaataaattaaacaattaaaatatttataatgtatttataattttaaaggtCAACAAAAGGCTCTGTGGCTTGAAGatgtcatgaaaaaatatgttaattatCCAGATAAAGACACTCTTGGAATGGACAAAATATTCATGATTAATTTAGAAAGACGACCAGAGAGACGTGATCGAATGATCAATTGTTTTCAAGAATTAGGAATTGAAGTTGAAATAACAAATGCAGTTGATGGAAAGTAAGTACACTTATTGTTTTGTTACTTATTACAATTTacttagccaaaaaaaaaaaacattagaaATAATCTAATTAGATAGcagattgtttttttattattataaattattaaaatttcaagcaTTAAACAatagtattattttgttttggttttttaaaaccagtataagtatatttacaatttttatcgCGTTGATATTTATTGCTGATGTTACTGTTTAAACGATAAATACGTGTTTTTGTTAATGATGCACGATTGAGACCATCACTTGATAAACCATCAGTACTTTTGTctcttgaaaaatttgaaaaacaaaaatatccaCATAATGATGAGTGCATTCTTCTAGTAGCAatctgaaaacaaaaaaaaaataatattaaatttaattctttttagttaaatgattgatgataataaataattaattattaacctTAATTTCGTGCATTCTTGCTGCATAAATAATTGGATTAATAagtgtttttaatataattaaaaaatttgcaatgaaataaatgataaatataatatttgctgATAGACCATTAAATTTAAGTAAACAATCTTTGCATACAAgtacaaataatattgttgctGGCATCCATCCAACAACAAAACTTCCCAGTATATATAAAGTTGTATGAATTGCTTTAACATTTTTAGCCATTTGttgaaatgaattattaactCGTGcacaattttcatttgatctAAATGATGAACCAATTTGACTAAAACGTAGTCTCAATGCTTGATGTTTTCGtacgatgaaaaatatatgtgtataaataCAAACCATCAAAACAAATGGTCCAAAAAATAAACTGCTAAACATTAcacgaaattttttattgtttaaaaatctaaaaaaaacaattattataaattaaaaatattatttatttatttatttatttttttattttttaccttgtttcattgcaattttttgattgaaaaccTTGACCCTCCACAAGAGAAAAATAcgttataaaaaaacacaatggAACTGTCCAaagaataataacaataaatgttGTAGTcctggaatttttatttatttgatttttgatttgtattaaatttatataaggAAAATGTTAAAAGCTTTATGAATTTTACCGACGAGTCATGATGGAAAGATAATGTAGGGGTTTCATAATACCCAAGTAGTGGTTGACAGCCAAAGTTACAAGATGTCCAACTGTTACCATAACTGCCCCAAGTCTAATTGCCTCTAAGCCCAATAAAAAACAGTCAACTcctgaaagaaaatatatatattttttcatcattttaaatgtttatattgctattattattgttgaaatatttaaaaataatacctcGAAGTTTTAAACCAAGTCCATGTGGTAATAAACTATTCATAAAAAGTCCAACACCAAGTACAAAGCTTGAAAATGCATCAGCACCAGCTAAACTCAAGCTAATATATAATGTTGGACTCAATGGTTTTCTTATCCAATATAcactcaataatattttaatattaattgcaattgataatatacaaaaaaatataagtggtATTGtaccataaaaataaaatattgaatctgGCTCATTGTaacttttattatcaaatttatttattattatatttgaattattaaaatttaatattgtttcattatcattatctattatgtcaattaataatttattttttgttgtattaatattatcaattagtaattttttatcattatttatatttaaatattttaaaattgataaatttatttttttttcatttatttgataattatatattgttgaatttttttcatttatattatttttcgttagATAATTCATATTTgatggatttatttttttttaaataaaatcaataaaattggcCATTGTTGATGTGCTTTtagctgaaaaatataaaacaaacaaaatatgaaaattaggGTTTATCAAGGTTTTACAAGACGAGATAAATTATTGccaagaataaatttaaaaaaaaaaaatattattatataagtTAATTCTTTTTGACATGTTGTAATCGATGAAATTTTATAGTCAGTTATTcagttgattaaataataatttaaatatgtaaattattattcaaatatattttttaatcatatttttattgtttactgTTGACGTGAATAtcagattgttttttttttcgatcgttaatttgtaaaagaaaatatattttttcaaaaggtttaattaattaataattaattaatttaataaattttgattaatttaatttatttataaattaatattaacgtGCAAGATGAGTTTCATTTCCCTgggaaaaattaaactttccttatcaaaaattattaagatgCCACTCTGAatcagattattttttttagtataatttttttcttccttttattttacttactCGTTAggtttatatatgtttttttgttaaggTTTTTGAACCCTcggacaaataaaataatagccGCATATGACGTAAAGATTGAATAGCACAAgacttgtatttattttggaCATATATCGTTTCGAAACTTCAAGTTAACGAAACATATATGAAATTGATTGTGTGACGATAATCAATCATCTATAAcactctgtttttttttttttattcctctttaagatgttatttttattaatgagatgaaaaataaaaatattatacccaaaaaaaagggaaaacaAAACATATTATTGACAGTAATTTTAcgcatcaataaattttttaacataatttattatttattttttccttcaatAAATTTCTAGGGTATCAagtataataatcaaaataaattgaacccttatatttccttttttatttcaattcgtATGTGATTATCAGGCAAAAGAAAAAAGCcattatgtaaatttataaaaagataaacatcgttgaattgaatttttaaaaaacattataatctTGGCCCATATTTATGAACAATTTAAAAGTcaataatcaaaaacaaacaattttttgatagcTGATTTTTTTGCTTTCCATTTTTCTGTtacgtgtatatttttttttatatactagttttttttttacgaaggGAGAAATGATTGCATATAACTGATAACACTTAAATCACAAAACCcctatattcttttttttcttttatattttataccgtcaattttttcataaaatatttatgccaatatatgtattttttttccttatgtTCCTGACAATAtctttttcaagaatttttattaaaataatggtaataatataTGCCAACGTAAggatcatttattatttcgaaagAATATTTTACGTTTCATTGCGTcacg from Aphidius gifuensis isolate YNYX2018 linkage group LG5, ASM1490517v1, whole genome shotgun sequence includes:
- the LOC122857072 gene encoding twinkle protein, mitochondrial; its protein translation is MFVKTVLRCWLTNQKSLKPIYWQKNRTFHSELDLSVSSTSLGHIKKILRQQNVTFQEGHSCLLFRCPICDDNKKKELTVFVNKTTGFFLCQQCEHSGSWDILERFFDKKSTTKIQELNNLKKTLSIEKDYSDKWDKICKSCQAVSKLSENDYHSLIEKFQLPTSITQSQLSQLNSEYDLSTSKLYFPLRSLSNKITGCKTLSLKSSSIIESSLPSINPTGLIIYREKKLKNDTTGVLVPSVEDLLALISQKVANTIICLPQGLQNLPIQVLPNLELFNKLILWFDNDAISWDSARHYAKKLNEKRCYFVRPTNQQPRPKIAVARELNLKSIIQDAQPIYHKSVTTFSSLRKDVLSDLQNVDKVQGVKWTRYPTLNKLLKGHRRGEFTIVTGPTGSGKTTFMSEYSLDLAMQGVNTLWGSFEIRNTRLAKTMLQQMCGVQLEDNLHNFELYADEFEKLPIYFMTFHGQQTLSVVMDAVQHATYVHDISHVIIDNVQFMMGMSEQSKHLDRYYRQDVIISEFRSFATKTNCHVTLVIHPRKERAEDDLTSSSIFGGAKASQEADNILIIQDKRTASLKGKKYLQVTKNRYSGDLGVMPLDFDRTSLSYQQKKKPKPEESLKNIKQSDEDGN
- the LOC122857071 gene encoding glycosyltransferase 25 family member, which produces MKFYSVLFTLILSVTCDVNNLKKPTIAVTILIRNKAHTLPYFLSQFSRLNYPKNRISLWIRSDNNIDNSIDVLNTWLKKHNKEYHSIDLILDDKSEGFSDEKGIADWSNNRFSHVIKYREEALNYARRIWADYIFMLDADVFLTNVDTLNMLILKNHTVVSPLLKSDGMYSNFWAGMTNDYYYERTHKYKPILNREIQGCHEVPMIHSAVLIDLRKLDSDYLTYKPEKLSSYDGPTDDIITFALGANSSGVTLHVCNDEIYGFLPVPIEAHETLEVDVQQLINLKIDILGQQKALWLEDVMKKYVNYPDKDTLGMDKIFMINLERRPERRDRMINCFQELGIEVEITNAVDGKKLNESLLDNWNIKMMPEYADPYHKRPMKMGEIGCFLSHYIIWNKVIENNYEKVMVLEDDVRFEPYFRNKVNWIMKDEIERLKIPWDIIYLGRKRMQEQDEPFVDGSKYLVHAGYSYWTLGYILSKSGAEKLINAKPLDKLIPVDEYFPILFDRHPRTNWKNHFSNRNLIALSASPLLVYPTHYTGESGYISDTEESIIINNNQNIKYEL